A genome region from Thermoanaerobacterium xylanolyticum LX-11 includes the following:
- the thiC gene encoding phosphomethylpyrimidine synthase ThiC, whose protein sequence is MNYTTQLDAAKKGIVTEEMNVVAAKEDIEVDLLLNKVASGEVVIPANKNHEALSPEGVGAGLRTKINVNLGVSRDCNNVDAELEKAKKAIEMKAESIMDLSSYGKTFEFRNRLIGFSSAMIGTVPVYDAVGYYDKDLKDITPSEFIKIVERHAQDGVDFMTIHAGINRETAEIFKRNERVLNIVSRGGSLLYTWMELNDKENPFYEYFDDILDICAEYDVTISLGDALRPGCISDSTDACQIKELITLGELAKRAYEKNVQVIIEGPGHMRLNEIEANVLLEKKLCHGAPFYVLGPIVTDIAPGYDHITSAIGGAIAAASGADFLCYVTPAEHLRLPTIEDMKEGIIASKIAAHAADLAKGIRNAEKWDNDMSYARKKLDWEEIFRLAIDPEKAQRYRRESLPHDSETCTMCGNMCAVRNMNRVISGEDISLLR, encoded by the coding sequence ATGAACTACACTACACAATTAGACGCAGCAAAAAAAGGAATTGTTACAGAAGAGATGAATGTTGTGGCAGCTAAAGAAGATATTGAAGTGGATTTATTGCTGAATAAGGTAGCTTCTGGTGAAGTAGTTATACCGGCAAATAAAAATCATGAAGCATTAAGTCCAGAAGGTGTAGGTGCAGGGCTTAGAACAAAGATAAATGTAAACTTAGGTGTATCAAGGGATTGCAACAATGTGGATGCAGAATTAGAAAAGGCAAAAAAGGCGATAGAAATGAAGGCAGAGTCTATCATGGATTTAAGTTCGTATGGTAAAACTTTTGAATTTAGAAACAGATTGATAGGTTTTTCTTCAGCCATGATAGGTACTGTTCCAGTATATGATGCTGTGGGATATTATGACAAAGATTTAAAAGACATAACTCCTTCAGAATTTATAAAGATCGTCGAAAGGCATGCACAAGACGGTGTTGATTTTATGACTATCCATGCAGGTATCAATAGAGAGACAGCGGAAATTTTCAAAAGAAATGAAAGAGTTTTAAATATCGTTTCTCGCGGAGGCTCTTTGTTATATACGTGGATGGAATTAAATGATAAGGAAAATCCTTTTTATGAGTATTTTGATGATATTCTTGACATATGTGCTGAGTACGATGTAACGATAAGCCTTGGCGATGCATTGAGGCCAGGCTGCATAAGTGATTCCACAGATGCATGCCAAATAAAAGAGCTTATAACCCTTGGAGAATTAGCGAAAAGAGCTTATGAAAAGAATGTTCAAGTGATTATTGAAGGGCCAGGTCATATGAGGCTAAATGAAATTGAAGCAAATGTTTTGTTAGAGAAAAAGCTATGTCATGGTGCACCTTTTTATGTATTGGGGCCAATCGTTACAGATATTGCACCTGGATATGATCATATTACAAGTGCAATTGGCGGTGCAATTGCTGCAGCAAGTGGGGCGGATTTCCTGTGTTATGTAACACCAGCGGAACATTTGAGGCTTCCAACGATTGAAGATATGAAGGAAGGCATCATTGCGTCTAAAATAGCTGCCCATGCAGCAGATCTGGCAAAAGGTATACGCAATGCAGAAAAATGGGATAATGATATGTCTTATGCCAGGAAAAAGCTTGATTGGGAAGAAATATTTAGATTAGCAATAGATCCTGAAAAAGCACAGAGGTACAGAAGGGAATCTCTGCCACATGATAGTGAAACATGTACAATGTGTGGAAATATGTGTGCTGTAAGAAACATGAATAGAGTTATTTCAGGAGAAGATATAAGCCTGTTAAGATAG
- a CDS encoding nucleotidyltransferase family protein yields the protein MPLSDQERKNIRETWRIKVKKDREIETYRKKEAFDRVYKIAKILKEKYFVDKVILYGSLARDDRFDNLSDIDIFIDGWDDSKFNYWTMLIDVENVAKPYKISIVTQKEAYKSLLNEILREGRIIE from the coding sequence GTGCCGCTTTCGGATCAAGAGAGAAAAAATATACGTGAAACATGGCGTATAAAAGTCAAGAAAGATAGAGAAATAGAAACGTATAGAAAAAAAGAAGCTTTTGATAGAGTATATAAAATTGCAAAGATATTAAAAGAAAAGTATTTTGTTGATAAGGTTATATTGTATGGTTCACTTGCAAGAGATGACCGTTTTGATAATCTATCTGATATTGATATTTTTATTGATGGATGGGATGATAGTAAATTTAACTATTGGACAATGTTGATTGATGTTGAAAATGTTGCAAAGCCTTATAAAATAAGCATAGTTACGCAAAAAGAAGCTTATAAATCTCTGCTAAATGAAATATTAAGAGAAGGGAGGATTATAGAGTGA
- a CDS encoding carboxymuconolactone decarboxylase family protein — protein MAIGVKLVNKEEASPEVKQIFEQIEKQMGFVPPTMRAMANKPEYLKLFLQKSQVAMGPGKIDSKTKLFVALTVSILNNCEMCITAYTKKLKEAGVTDEEIVELLSVIDLMSGLNHFNNGLMIKPTE, from the coding sequence ATGGCTATAGGTGTTAAATTAGTTAACAAGGAAGAGGCAAGCCCAGAAGTAAAGCAAATATTTGAACAAATAGAAAAGCAGATGGGATTTGTTCCTCCAACAATGCGGGCAATGGCAAATAAGCCAGAATATTTAAAACTATTTCTTCAGAAATCTCAAGTGGCAATGGGCCCAGGGAAAATCGACTCTAAAACAAAACTTTTTGTCGCTTTAACTGTGTCAATTTTAAACAATTGTGAAATGTGCATAACCGCATACACCAAAAAATTAAAAGAAGCAGGCGTAACCGATGAAGAAATAGTTGAGCTTCTATCAGTTATCGATCTGATGAGCGGTTTAAACCACTTCAACAATGGGCTTATGATAAAACCAACCGAATAA
- a CDS encoding YdcF family protein encodes MKLLIKITASLITFVVLLNIIAELQVIIFAYNAKPVKSDAIIILGCAVYGKNPSPFFKERLNEAIRLYKKGLGKYIIVSGGKGPGEDVSEAEAGKEYLLKNGIPYNTILKDDKSYSTLQNLENSKKIMDEKSLKTAIIVSNKFHLKRASIIAKEAGINASYSGVFVKRYFYEEVYGFLREAPALLYMYFRMLID; translated from the coding sequence ATGAAACTTCTTATAAAAATTACTGCATCGCTAATAACTTTTGTCGTGCTTTTAAATATCATAGCAGAGTTACAGGTGATCATATTTGCATATAATGCAAAACCGGTGAAATCTGATGCCATTATTATCCTCGGCTGTGCAGTTTACGGAAAAAATCCGAGTCCTTTTTTTAAGGAAAGGTTAAATGAAGCTATAAGGCTTTATAAAAAGGGACTTGGTAAGTACATTATTGTATCTGGCGGTAAAGGACCTGGTGAGGATGTATCTGAGGCAGAAGCAGGGAAGGAATATCTTTTGAAAAATGGTATACCTTATAATACTATATTAAAAGACGATAAGTCGTATTCAACATTGCAAAACCTTGAAAATTCTAAGAAAATTATGGATGAAAAATCGCTAAAGACAGCAATAATTGTATCAAACAAATTTCACCTGAAAAGGGCAAGCATAATTGCGAAAGAAGCAGGAATAAATGCAAGCTATTCAGGAGTATTTGTAAAAAGGTATTTTTATGAAGAAGTATACGGCTTTTTACGGGAAGCACCTGCATTATTGTATATGTATTTTAGAATGCTAATAGATTAA
- a CDS encoding phospholipase D family protein gives MEQISLLEQIDDNPTKKYLCVVKDDKIVDMTFEDIFDTNTFNEFYAVTYVSSPAFFSKVVKDFKKVKFIIGIDDSEYLSSFTSGIEKFVDIKGRIDFWNDLQKEVKEKICDESISIRFTLDAPIHSKIYLLNNSETGFKRVVIGSANLTEKAFINKKQYEDIIIFDNDVEKYDLYYNQRFKPLFEAGVNYIPDIIRKKYLKNPSVILFSKEVATEILNNDLEINRNKFCVLTDEQMAELKSRSQQLEEHYEVKKEEIQRSTNIINHITKKKGNNYILKPPDELKKQTLQIETIILKASKNITDDVRQFYRFMDKTNTLSVVDKNNHEFYKPFSEKIDIENIRKNLELINRFVNAYELFTFKTNKTYQSKIMEIILFSFMSPYIWKLREEIVLKTSSESNRSTFPVFLVIAGRAASGKTTALEFIGLLLGNNSPYYIPYSLIQSGRTVDKNKLESYFDSEYLAPILVDEIPSSFFTGKTGENIIKEISNNTTGKHPVMIGTTNVREFNTTSQVLRRIYYIQVDSEFNTKEFNAESKKYLNEIESEIDNSLFKDFSYRIAEKIKNEEILYKENDCLFLAREIFKEYYKECGMNVPEWFPHQPFYDYEERGKEIWKNIYENNRDAFIEKDDGTIYVNTSIIFNNPRERENIVNYLGIGCVKEDSQILLLNGDIFYNYIGIKPRNSFISTIKKYIKR, from the coding sequence ATGGAGCAGATAAGTTTGCTTGAACAAATCGATGATAATCCAACAAAAAAATATTTATGTGTTGTTAAAGATGACAAAATTGTTGATATGACATTTGAAGATATATTTGATACAAATACTTTCAACGAATTCTATGCTGTAACTTATGTTTCTTCACCCGCTTTCTTTTCAAAAGTCGTTAAAGACTTTAAAAAAGTCAAATTTATAATTGGCATTGATGATTCAGAATATTTATCGTCATTTACAAGTGGTATAGAAAAATTCGTTGATATCAAAGGAAGAATAGACTTTTGGAACGACTTACAGAAAGAAGTTAAAGAAAAAATTTGTGATGAAAGTATTTCTATCAGATTTACCTTAGATGCTCCCATTCACTCGAAAATTTATCTTCTAAATAACAGCGAAACAGGCTTTAAGAGAGTGGTGATTGGTTCTGCAAATCTTACAGAAAAAGCTTTTATTAATAAAAAGCAGTATGAAGATATCATTATATTTGATAATGACGTAGAAAAGTACGATTTATATTATAATCAGAGGTTTAAACCATTGTTTGAAGCGGGAGTTAATTATATTCCTGACATAATAAGAAAAAAATATCTAAAGAATCCTTCTGTAATATTGTTTAGCAAAGAGGTAGCAACAGAAATATTAAATAATGATTTAGAGATAAATCGCAATAAATTTTGTGTATTGACAGATGAACAAATGGCTGAACTAAAATCCCGATCCCAACAATTAGAAGAACATTATGAAGTAAAAAAAGAAGAGATTCAAAGGTCAACCAATATAATAAATCATATTACGAAAAAGAAGGGAAATAATTATATCTTAAAACCTCCCGATGAGCTAAAAAAGCAAACTTTGCAAATTGAAACTATTATATTAAAAGCTTCTAAAAATATCACAGATGATGTTAGGCAATTTTATAGATTCATGGATAAAACAAATACTCTTTCTGTTGTTGATAAAAACAATCATGAATTTTATAAACCATTTTCAGAAAAAATTGATATAGAGAATATAAGAAAAAACCTTGAATTAATCAATCGCTTTGTAAATGCCTATGAATTATTTACTTTTAAAACAAACAAGACATATCAGTCCAAAATAATGGAGATAATTTTATTCTCATTTATGTCGCCTTATATCTGGAAGTTGAGAGAAGAAATTGTCCTAAAAACAAGTTCAGAAAGCAATAGATCTACTTTTCCGGTATTTTTAGTTATTGCAGGAAGGGCTGCTTCTGGCAAAACAACAGCATTAGAATTTATAGGTCTATTGCTTGGCAATAACAGCCCATATTATATACCTTATAGTTTAATACAAAGCGGAAGAACAGTCGATAAAAATAAATTAGAAAGCTACTTTGACTCTGAATATCTTGCACCTATTCTTGTAGATGAAATTCCCTCTTCATTTTTTACTGGGAAAACTGGTGAAAATATTATTAAGGAAATTAGCAATAATACAACTGGGAAACACCCTGTAATGATAGGGACAACAAATGTAAGAGAATTTAATACCACAAGTCAAGTTTTGAGAAGAATATATTATATACAGGTTGACAGCGAATTTAATACTAAAGAATTTAATGCAGAATCTAAAAAATATCTAAATGAAATAGAGTCTGAAATTGACAATTCATTATTTAAAGATTTCTCTTATAGAATTGCAGAAAAAATCAAAAATGAGGAGATTCTTTATAAAGAAAATGACTGTTTATTTTTGGCGAGAGAAATCTTTAAAGAATATTATAAAGAATGTGGAATGAATGTACCTGAATGGTTTCCACATCAACCATTTTATGATTATGAGGAAAGAGGCAAAGAGATATGGAAGAACATCTATGAAAATAATAGGGATGCTTTTATAGAAAAAGATGATGGTACAATATATGTAAATACATCGATTATTTTTAATAATCCGCGTGAAAGAGAAAACATTGTAAATTATTTAGGTATCGGGTGTGTTAAAGAAGATAGTCAGATATTGTTATTAAATGGTGATATATTCTATAATTATATAGGAATTAAACCAAGAAATTCTTTTATTAGCACAATAAAAAAATACATAAAAAGATAA
- a CDS encoding GNAT family N-acetyltransferase encodes MNIKIREALFNDYKSISTLVKEVHSLHVKNRPDVYVDVENPFTEERFKEILNDDKTKVFVAEDCNNEIIAYSIVEIITTRNVPILKERKFVYIDDLCVSSTHRRKGMGKMLFKHIVDYAKKSGYDALELTVWEFNSDAIKFYESLGMTTRNRRMELKI; translated from the coding sequence GTGAACATAAAAATAAGAGAAGCATTATTTAATGATTATAAATCTATAAGTACTCTTGTTAAAGAAGTACATAGTTTACATGTTAAAAATAGGCCGGATGTGTATGTAGACGTGGAGAATCCATTTACGGAAGAAAGATTTAAGGAGATATTAAATGACGATAAAACGAAAGTTTTTGTGGCTGAAGATTGCAATAATGAAATAATAGCTTACAGCATTGTAGAAATAATAACTACGAGAAATGTTCCAATTCTTAAAGAGAGAAAATTTGTCTATATAGATGATTTATGTGTTAGTTCCACTCATAGAAGAAAAGGCATGGGGAAAATGCTATTTAAACATATTGTTGATTATGCAAAAAAATCAGGTTATGATGCGCTAGAATTAACTGTGTGGGAATTTAACAGCGATGCGATAAAGTTTTATGAAAGTTTAGGTATGACGACAAGAAATAGAAGAATGGAATTGAAGATTTGA
- a CDS encoding McrC family protein — protein MAKTISLKEWDSIVLDGIELSDSNARNLAKVLTGKGILEIIEIRGGLSIKSNSYVGRVKLGDLQINVYPKIKGLPLYQLLRYAYGLRDLKLFNTGEHNIGNFSFFDLLIYELYVEAEDLIQRGLQKSYIKEEECLSSPRGRIDMNKLCAQGELIRDTLPCRYFARDEDNILNQILLSGLRLGLKLVMDDGLKFSLQRLISYLKENVCDIILTRTSLNRAWNSINRLTERYSSILRIIKILYESQGIQLEDGLSSIDLNGYFFDMNAFFETLIGRLLEDFGGGFSVKCQYSLHDMFTYVAEFNPRLKKSPTPRPDFAIVKHGKVIKLIDAKYRDLWHDDLPREMLYQLSVYAVSGIGNKASTILYPATSDIPTIQKIDINDPVSGSKIASIILQPVNLIKIAELITDESRRYELMNYIDEVVWS, from the coding sequence ATGGCCAAGACAATCAGTTTAAAAGAGTGGGACAGCATAGTTTTGGATGGTATAGAATTATCGGATAGCAATGCTCGCAATTTAGCAAAAGTTCTTACGGGCAAGGGAATATTAGAAATTATAGAGATTAGAGGTGGCCTATCAATCAAGAGTAATTCATATGTTGGAAGAGTTAAACTTGGGGATTTACAGATTAATGTTTATCCTAAGATAAAGGGGCTACCATTGTATCAGCTTCTAAGATATGCATATGGACTTAGAGATCTAAAGTTATTTAATACCGGAGAGCATAACATAGGTAATTTTTCTTTTTTTGATTTGCTTATTTATGAACTTTATGTTGAGGCAGAAGATTTGATTCAAAGAGGACTTCAAAAAAGCTATATAAAGGAAGAAGAATGTTTGTCATCGCCAAGAGGCAGAATTGATATGAATAAGCTTTGTGCTCAAGGTGAACTAATAAGGGATACATTGCCGTGTAGATACTTTGCTAGAGATGAAGACAATATACTTAATCAGATTTTACTTTCTGGTTTAAGACTCGGGTTGAAGCTGGTAATGGATGATGGATTAAAATTTAGCCTTCAAAGATTGATTTCTTATCTTAAAGAAAATGTATGCGATATTATTCTTACGCGAACTAGCTTGAACCGTGCTTGGAATAGTATTAATAGACTGACAGAAAGATATTCCTCTATACTTAGAATAATAAAGATCTTGTATGAATCACAAGGGATACAGTTAGAGGATGGTTTAAGTTCAATTGACCTTAATGGATATTTTTTCGATATGAATGCATTTTTTGAAACATTGATAGGACGATTATTAGAAGATTTTGGCGGAGGTTTTTCTGTGAAATGTCAGTATAGCTTGCATGATATGTTTACATATGTTGCAGAGTTTAACCCACGCCTAAAAAAGTCTCCAACACCGAGGCCAGACTTTGCAATTGTCAAGCATGGTAAGGTAATAAAGTTAATAGATGCCAAGTATAGAGATTTATGGCATGACGACTTGCCACGGGAGATGTTATATCAGTTATCGGTTTATGCGGTAAGTGGTATTGGAAATAAGGCTTCAACAATACTTTATCCAGCCACAAGTGATATTCCTACTATACAAAAGATTGACATTAATGATCCTGTTTCAGGTTCAAAAATAGCAAGTATAATCTTACAACCAGTAAATCTTATTAAAATTGCAGAGTTAATTACTGATGAAAGTAGAAGGTATGAATTGATGAATTATATCGATGAAGTTGTTTGGAGTTGA
- a CDS encoding AAA family ATPase — translation MDDHVLEEIKKTCDKLLTDKKLLPLEQLNQGYNIFKEKFSPERLKSLDGELLIDTIFNIGNKDGLSYWLEFKNDDEFKTNSNSYGSISGGSSYKFIMFKRSSDGKWVTGNPQNPTILSIDKAVELGRKIRDALVAGANLIDKLSDDASIEDYIKLQEQLSNTLVYNKQKLGWVHKYYHMLYPNKIDAFHSTRWQVHALICCNIKPVQDDKLYTLSGQLMQITKKTGLPTSYVMNSMCVLFGPPVNYFRIGTGDNGNSYWEDMKSNSYVGIGWAKLGNLTSYDESKSIKEDIAQELKKLYGYDNNVASRKVGEIIRFYRDIEIGDVVVAVLGEKVLGIGKVVGNYEYVKDRPYSHCRNVEWVKIFKEPVHLPKTSTGKLTACFQYRDINNIFEIRRLMNEESDEIMIKPILKPLTGTVAEIEGVLARKKQVILYGPPGTGKTYYAEKACSEFAARSLFHKPYDSLSQNEKALILGDSTTNGYVRMCCFHPSYGYEDFIEGIKPRIVNNQTVFELKDGIFKRICKDAMENSDKNFYLIIDEINRGDISRIFGELITLIEVGKRGKEVILPLSNESFKVPDNVYIVGTMNTADRSIALLDVALRRRFGFIELMPDYSLFDGVAFEGLPLAEWLKELNSRICENLGKDACNLQIGHSYFLEKEKPIIDNEKFKRIIKEDIIPLIEEYCYGDYELISKILGESIVDVKNQTIRYELFDTPDISDLVTALLSPCPDIRIGVETTNDDIADEDNDSEDNQNNSEES, via the coding sequence GTGGATGATCATGTACTAGAGGAAATAAAGAAGACTTGTGACAAACTCCTGACAGATAAAAAACTATTGCCTCTTGAACAATTAAATCAGGGGTATAATATATTTAAAGAAAAATTCAGCCCTGAGAGATTAAAAAGTTTAGATGGTGAACTTTTGATAGATACTATCTTTAATATTGGTAATAAAGATGGATTAAGTTATTGGCTGGAATTCAAAAACGATGATGAATTTAAAACTAATTCTAATAGTTATGGCAGCATTTCCGGTGGTAGTTCATATAAGTTTATCATGTTTAAAAGAAGCTCTGACGGCAAATGGGTCACAGGTAACCCTCAGAATCCTACTATTTTATCCATTGATAAAGCGGTTGAACTTGGCAGAAAAATAAGAGATGCTTTAGTTGCTGGAGCAAATTTGATTGATAAACTTTCAGATGATGCAAGTATAGAAGACTATATAAAACTACAGGAACAATTAAGTAACACATTAGTTTATAATAAGCAAAAACTTGGATGGGTGCATAAGTACTATCATATGCTGTATCCAAATAAAATAGATGCCTTTCATTCTACAAGATGGCAAGTACATGCCCTTATTTGCTGCAATATAAAGCCAGTGCAAGATGATAAACTTTATACGTTGTCTGGGCAATTAATGCAAATCACAAAAAAGACAGGATTACCTACAAGTTATGTAATGAATTCAATGTGTGTATTGTTTGGACCGCCTGTAAACTATTTTAGGATTGGCACAGGTGATAATGGCAATAGCTATTGGGAGGATATGAAGTCAAATTCATATGTAGGCATAGGCTGGGCAAAACTGGGTAATTTGACTTCATATGATGAAAGTAAGAGCATTAAAGAGGATATTGCTCAGGAACTTAAAAAACTTTATGGATATGATAATAATGTAGCAAGTAGAAAAGTTGGAGAAATCATAAGATTTTACAGAGATATTGAAATTGGAGATGTTGTAGTAGCAGTACTTGGTGAGAAAGTACTAGGAATAGGTAAAGTTGTTGGGAATTATGAATATGTAAAAGATAGACCTTATTCACATTGTAGAAATGTCGAATGGGTAAAAATATTTAAAGAACCTGTTCATTTACCAAAAACTAGCACTGGGAAACTAACTGCCTGTTTCCAATATAGAGATATTAATAACATTTTCGAAATTAGAAGATTGATGAATGAAGAAAGCGATGAAATTATGATTAAGCCTATATTAAAACCTCTTACGGGTACAGTTGCAGAAATAGAAGGTGTACTAGCGCGCAAGAAACAAGTCATTTTATATGGACCTCCTGGAACAGGGAAAACATACTATGCTGAAAAAGCTTGCAGTGAATTTGCTGCAAGAAGTCTATTTCACAAGCCTTATGATTCACTTTCACAGAATGAAAAAGCTTTGATATTGGGTGACAGTACGACAAATGGTTATGTTCGCATGTGCTGTTTTCATCCATCATATGGATATGAAGATTTTATAGAAGGAATTAAACCAAGGATTGTAAATAATCAAACGGTATTTGAATTAAAAGATGGGATATTTAAGAGAATATGCAAAGATGCAATGGAAAATTCAGATAAAAACTTTTATTTGATTATTGATGAGATAAATCGCGGAGATATATCACGTATTTTCGGAGAACTCATTACACTTATTGAAGTGGGAAAGCGCGGCAAAGAGGTTATACTTCCACTTTCAAATGAATCTTTCAAAGTGCCAGACAATGTGTATATTGTAGGTACGATGAATACAGCGGATCGTTCGATTGCTCTTTTAGATGTTGCACTTCGCAGACGATTTGGCTTCATAGAATTAATGCCAGATTATAGTCTGTTTGATGGTGTGGCATTTGAAGGTTTACCACTTGCAGAATGGCTAAAGGAATTAAATAGTAGAATATGTGAGAACCTTGGCAAAGATGCTTGCAATCTGCAAATCGGCCATTCATATTTTTTAGAGAAGGAAAAACCCATTATAGATAATGAGAAGTTTAAAAGAATTATAAAAGAAGATATTATTCCGCTTATTGAAGAATATTGTTATGGTGATTATGAATTGATTTCTAAAATTTTAGGTGAAAGTATTGTAGATGTAAAAAATCAGACGATTAGATATGAATTATTTGATACACCGGATATTTCTGATTTAGTAACAGCATTACTATCACCATGTCCTGATATTCGCATAGGCGTGGAGACAACCAATGATGATATAGCAGATGAAGATAATGACAGTGAAGATAATCAAAATAATAGCGAGGAATCATGA
- the mntA gene encoding type VII toxin-antitoxin system MntA family adenylyltransferase antitoxin: MLDELKKNYDIKLIYVFGSYAKGNNTKNSDLDIAVLFGDGYDYMDKLNLIGDLISIFKRDDIDLVVLNTANPVLRHQIIKFGKLIFEENEDIKVEFEVKTLREYMDMEPFRRTQMEFVKEWIENVLEGDYDKKHIGNN, encoded by the coding sequence ATGTTGGATGAACTTAAAAAAAATTATGATATAAAACTGATATATGTATTTGGATCATATGCAAAGGGCAATAACACAAAGAACAGTGATCTAGATATTGCCGTGCTTTTTGGCGATGGCTATGATTATATGGATAAGCTTAATTTGATTGGAGATTTAATTTCTATATTTAAAAGAGATGATATAGATCTGGTAGTATTAAATACTGCAAACCCGGTATTGAGGCATCAGATAATTAAATTTGGCAAACTTATTTTTGAAGAAAATGAAGATATAAAAGTTGAATTTGAAGTGAAAACTTTAAGAGAATATATGGATATGGAACCTTTCAGGAGGACTCAGATGGAGTTTGTCAAAGAATGGATAGAGAATGTTTTGGAGGGAGATTATGACAAAAAGCATATTGGAAACAATTAA
- a CDS encoding protein-export chaperone SecB: MINVNKVLADFQFVGNRVSDFKIETRDIRTNEFKVHVTYDFDYNIKEVKELEDKYIGYIEFITVIKAKVKNSILFKINLTMEGVFVGNTQKLKQEDFLDMLELNGLTTLSQLSRAYILTVTSLSGINPPVKLPMVNIFKLIQQKKNNGAKKVN; encoded by the coding sequence ATGATTAATGTAAATAAGGTGTTAGCAGACTTTCAGTTTGTTGGGAATAGGGTATCTGATTTTAAAATTGAGACGAGAGATATAAGAACAAATGAGTTTAAAGTACATGTTACTTACGATTTTGATTATAATATAAAAGAAGTTAAAGAATTGGAAGATAAATATATAGGATATATTGAATTTATAACTGTGATAAAGGCAAAAGTTAAGAATTCAATATTGTTTAAAATTAATTTAACTATGGAAGGCGTATTTGTTGGAAATACTCAAAAGTTAAAACAAGAGGATTTTCTTGACATGCTGGAGCTAAATGGCTTAACGACACTTTCTCAGTTATCGCGGGCATATATTTTAACTGTTACATCTCTTTCTGGAATAAATCCACCAGTAAAATTGCCTATGGTAAATATTTTTAAATTAATACAGCAGAAAAAGAATAATGGAGCAAAAAAGGTGAATTGA
- a CDS encoding helix-turn-helix domain-containing protein, giving the protein MEFIDNKLKLGDAWKLIDELADESTKEKFELDDILYEISMKIYEFRIKNDLTQKQLAEKLEIKQSMVSKLESGQYNPTIEQLWKISKKLGWNFKIIFGEENSKAKIWDTVDFEENLNDETDKKLETKLAVGS; this is encoded by the coding sequence ATGGAATTTATAGACAATAAATTAAAATTAGGAGATGCATGGAAGTTAATTGATGAGTTAGCTGATGAATCGACAAAAGAAAAGTTTGAATTAGATGATATATTATATGAGATTTCTATGAAGATATATGAATTTAGGATTAAAAATGATTTGACGCAAAAACAGCTTGCTGAGAAATTGGAAATTAAGCAATCAATGGTATCAAAACTTGAAAGTGGTCAATATAATCCAACCATTGAACAACTGTGGAAAATTTCAAAAAAGCTAGGATGGAATTTTAAGATAATATTTGGGGAAGAGAATAGCAAAGCTAAAATCTGGGATACAGTTGACTTTGAAGAAAACCTAAATGATGAAACAGATAAGAAATTAGAGACTAAATTGGCGGTGGGGTCATGA